The proteins below are encoded in one region of Apium graveolens cultivar Ventura chromosome 4, ASM990537v1, whole genome shotgun sequence:
- the LOC141718231 gene encoding F-box protein At3g07870-like, translating to MDLPEELIAEIISRTPLWTIVSCKRVCKRWCNIVSEPFFSRLHLSRSSKMLLLHQGDAEDVYDDNDGDLAVVELDDQHHQHDIHHEPMMRFSPGLALGDYVGLIGSVNGLICLEDSYDDSAYVCNPITQEYIHLQDSEYTRVSYLKGYYGFGLVESNQQYKIVRFYKGRFPSTEYDLGSEVYTLGTGMWRDLGHVPFHLNEHDRGHYVSGRLHWLAGQLICAFDLDRELFRPMEAPPRAPGNTDHFSILGVRNHFRNLGVLKGCLCICDITLYSELSIWVKRDYGVEDSWSKKLIITPNPPLHEGINTDMVRLLKVLKDGNILMYCDQLQLFTYHPQHKTLQHHIFPEGEFLTFGAMTYVPGFISLERSFTLEGVKRWESPQVEE from the coding sequence ATGGACTTACCAGAAGAATTGATTGCTGAAATTATATCAAGAACTCCTTTGTGGACAATAGTGTCATGCAAAAGAGTGTGCAAAAGATGGTGTAATATAGTTTCAGAACCATTTTTTTCCCGTCTGCATCTCTCTAGATCATCTAAAATGCTTTTACTTCATCAAGGAGACGCCGAGGACGTATATGATGACAATGATGGTGACCTTGCAGTGGTTGAACTAGATGACCAACATCACCAACATGATATTCATCACGAGCCTATGATGAGATTTTCCCCGGGACTTGCCTTGGGAGACTATGTGGGGTTAATTGGATCAGTTAATGGGTTAATATGCTTAGAAGATAGTTATGATGATTCAGCATATGTATGCAATCCAATTACACAAGAGTACATACACCTTCAAGATTCCGAGTACACCAGAGTATCATATTTAAAGGGATATTATGGCTTTGGACTTGTTGAATCGAACCAACAGTACAAGATTGTACGTTTTTATAAGGGTAGATTTCCTTCAACTGAATATGACCTAGGGAGCGAGGTTTATACGCTTGGAACTGGCATGTGGAGAGATCTAGGACATGTCCCCTTCCATCTGAATGAACATGATAGGGGTCACTATGTCAGTGGCCGCCTCCATTGGTTAGCTGGTCAACTAATATGTGCTTTCGATTTGGATAGAGAATTATTTCGTCCAATGGAAGCTCCTCCACGGGCTCCTGGGAATACAGATCATTTTAGCATCTTGGGAGTCCGTAATCATTTTAGGAACTTGGGAGTCCTTAAAGGTTGCTTGTGTATATGTGATATAACACTATACTCTGAACTTTCCATTTGGGTGAAGAGAGATTATGGCGTGGAAGATAGTTGGAGTAAAAAACTCATCATCACTCCTAATCCTCCGTTACATGAAGGTATAAATACCGACATGGTTCGGCTTCTTAAGGTTCTCAAAGATGGCAACATCTTAATGTATTGTGACCAACTTCAATTGTTCACTTATCATCCTCAACATAAAACATTGCAACATCACATTTTCCCAGAGGGTGAGTTTCTCACATTTGGTGCGATGACTTATGTCCCCGGTTTTATCAG